The sequence ATGGTGGGCGCCGACCCGGAAGAAAGCGTGGATACCCCCTGGCTTGAGAGTGTGCGCAAGCGCCTGCCCTGGCTGTTTGTGAACATGATAAATTCCGCCTTGTCGGCCTCTGTGGTCTATATGTTTGAGGGGTCCATCGCCCAGATGGCCGTGCTGGCCGTGCTCATGCCCATGGTGGCCAATCAGGCGGGCAATACGGGGCAGCAGGCTCTGGCGGTGATGATCCGCCAGTTGGCCACAGACCGTTTTGACCAGAAAAAAGCCTGGATGGCCGTGGTGCGCGAGGGCAAGATCGGTCTTGTCACCGGTATGGCCATGGCTGTGGTGGCCCTTTTCGCTGCATGGTGGTTCACGGGCCTGCCCATGGTGGGCGCTGTCATGGGCGGGGCTCTCTTGTGCGACATGCTTTTGGGTGCTGTGGCTGGCGGCTCCATTCCGCTTATTTTTCGGGCGCTGGGGCGTGACCCCGCGCAGGCTTCAAGCATTTTTCTCACTACCATCACCGATGGCGCAGGCTTTTTTATCTTTTTGGGCCTGGCCTCTCTGTTCATTTTATAAAAAATTTGTCACCCTTGGTCTGTTTGAGGGATCATGCCCCTGCAACGGCGCGGCTGTTACAGGGCAACCTTGCGTTGCCCCGTGTGCTGCATCATAGCCGCTGCGGCTTTCTTGCCGCGCGACCTGGGCATGGAGGCCTTCCGGCTTTGTCCCCCATTGCCGGAGTCAACGCCAACAGCCGCCACAGGGGAAGCGGGCCGAAACATCAGCTGCGAGAGCCGCAAAGCCGTGCCAATGGGTGATATTCCGGGCGAGGTCTGCCGCATTTTGCTGGTGGACGATCACAAGCTGCTTATGGAAGGCGTGCGCAGTTTGCTTGCGCCTTACGGGCATCTGCGCGTTGTGGGCATGGCCCAGAATGGAGGCGAGGCTGTGGCGCTGGCGGCATCCCTGCAACCGCATCTGCTGGTGCTTGATCTTGGCATGCCCGGCATGAACGGTCTTGAAACCGGGCGCGCCGTGCTTGAGGTGCGGCCACAGACGCGCATTTTGGTCTATACAGGGCATGAAGATCAGCGCTGGCTGCCGGAGCTTATTGATCTGGGCATCATGGGGCATGTGCGCAAGTCTGAATCGCCCGGCGTGCTGCTGCGAGCCATTGAAAGTGTGCGCGCGGGCGAGATTTATCTGAGTTTTTCCGATCCGGGCGGGCGTGTGGCGGCCATG comes from uncultured Desulfovibrio sp. and encodes:
- a CDS encoding response regulator transcription factor, producing MPLQRRGCYRATLRCPVCCIIAAAAFLPRDLGMEAFRLCPPLPESTPTAATGEAGRNISCESRKAVPMGDIPGEVCRILLVDDHKLLMEGVRSLLAPYGHLRVVGMAQNGGEAVALAASLQPHLLVLDLGMPGMNGLETGRAVLEVRPQTRILVYTGHEDQRWLPELIDLGIMGHVRKSESPGVLLRAIESVRAGEIYLSFSDPGGRVAAMLRQRREAADTANADAGADLGALSPREKEIFRLLADGMSVKSIAAELYISPKTVETHKYNLLTKLQAGSVGDLVKIAIRHGLVKV